Genomic DNA from Magnolia sinica isolate HGM2019 chromosome 4, MsV1, whole genome shotgun sequence:
CAGCAATGCTGCCTTCATCATCGGCGACAAGGTCCCAAGCGGCGTACTATCAAAGATCTGCGCTCCCGTCACAAAGCACTTCGACGTATCCTCAAATTCATGCTGCAGAATGCCCTCAAAAGGATACTTCACCAGCGATATGTAATGAAACCAAAGCCAATACGGCGGAATCCGGTCTCTGGTTATGAAAAATCCACTAAATAGAAGGAAGTAAGCGAGGACGGCAACAACGACAGTATAACCCAACATCACGTGCGTCACCACGCCGGAGAGGAATGTCACGAATGAGCTCCCAGCCCAGAACGATGCTAGGATagttatgaagaagaagaaaaatcccGATAACCCACCTGCGAGTCCCACCGCCCAGAAGGTAGTGGCGGCGAAAGCTACAGATAGGAAGACCAGCCCTGGAATGGACACGATCGCGTTAGAGAGGACGTAGGACGATCGACGGTAGGCGTTGTAGGCTGTCTCCCGCATGAAGATATACCGTTCTTGGAGGAAGACGGGAAGCGCCTCAGCGCAGGTGTAGAAGATGGTGGACATCGCAAAGGCGAAGAATCCTAGCCGTTCTTGTACTCCTTTTGGAGAATCGTCCAGATGCCAGAACATGGTAGCGAGGATGAAGCCAGTGACGAGAACGGCGCCGAGGCGGATGCCGAATAGCTCCGGCATCCGTTTTGCATTCATGGCGGAGCGTTTGGTCAGCACCACCATCTCGATCCAGAACGGATTGGCGAATCTCGGCATGTCGGAGGCTGAGCTGGAATCACTGGTGGCGCCGGAGACTAGCTTTCCTCTCGAAATACTCGTGCTGATCGCGTCTTTCAGTGAGAGACCGAGCGCATCTGAGTCTGAATTCCGTCGCAACTTCATACTCTGCCATGATTTGTTGAATTCGACGAGGCCTTTAGTTCCGCCGGGAGATCCTTCGAGTTCCCTGATGAGATCTAATGCAAATTCCGTCCGATTCTCGTTTTCCGGAATCGGATGTCCGAATTCCGAGAAGAAAAGCGGCAGACGGGCCGGCGATCCGCCGTAGACTGTCTGTCCACGTGATAAGAAGATCAGACGGTCTAGAAGTCCTAATATCCGGTAACTAGGCTGATGGACGGACATGATTACAATGCTCCCGCTCTGCGCGATTCGCTGCAGGACCTTCACGACCATGAAAGCGCTCGTTGAATCCAGACCGGACGTTGGCTCGTCGAGGAAAAGTATAATCGGGTCGTGAATTATGTCATTGCCTATCGAGACCCGCCTCCGCTCCCCGCCGGATACTCCCCGATGGCCTTCATCGCCGATTATGGTTTTGGCGGCGGATCGCAGACCGAGCTGATCGATCAAGGCCTGAACGCGGGCTCGCTTCTTGGTTTTGGATAGCGTCCGCGGGAGCCGGAACTCGGCCGAGAACATCAGCGTCTCTTCGACGGTCAGCATCGGAAAGAGAAGGTCATCTTGCATTACATACGCCGAGATTACCCGCAAAAGCCGGCTCCCGAGCGGCTCGCCGTTCAGCGTAATTGTCCCTTTCAGGCTCGCCCTCGAGATCCGATCGGCTAAAGCATCGATCAGCGTCGATTTCCCTGACCCACTTGCTCCGAGAACGGCCATGATTTCACCGTCCCTCGCCTCGCCGGATATATCATCCAGCAACGTTTTTGTTTTTGTGAACTTGCTGGCGGTCTCCAGGGGATCCGATGTGGCTGAATCCAGCCGCTTCTTAGGTCCGAATAGCGTCATTTTCCGGCGATTTTTGACGCTGTAGGTGAGATTGGAGAAGGAGAGGATGAACGGTAGGGATCTCTGGTTCATGCCATTGCAATTAATGTCGACTACTTGATCGGCCGGAGGTTCTTCCGACTGAGCGTCGCCGACTCGCTTCAGTAGCTCGCCTAGTGTCGGCGATGGGCCTTCGATCCGACGGGTGAGATTGCTCCTGGCCATATCTTCGAGTTCCGTTGCTGATCTACGGTCCAGATGTGAAAGGCTCGCCGGGAAATTGTGCTCTGAAACAACACGAGACATTGCTTGAGATATTTCGTTTTTTCTCTCCCTAAAAAGCCCTTCTGGCTTACAGGTTGTATTTATAAGCTGGTTTTGAGAAGAGCTGGGGAGTGAAGGTATACGGTTGAGTATACATACTATCTCCATACGGTTTATGTTATAACGCCGTTAGACTCTGGCCTCCTAATACGAGAGAGAGTTGGTGGGAATTGGAGGAAGTgccttcgcaggaagttcctgggaaatgatgctgggtggggcccactggaatatatgtgagaaatccattacgtccatccgttttgagagatcaatttaggatgtgtgacaaaaaatgaagtggataaaaaactcaagtaggtcacacgagaggggaaattagggaaagaaattcctaccgttgaaaccttcctggggcccacattgatgtttatatactatccaaaccgtctataatgtcattcccaatgggatgaagtgaaaataccaaaaatataTACTTAtacgaaacttttatggccataagaatgctttaACGGTTCTCAttgaatttccactgtttcctctcgtgtggcccaatgAAGCGTTGGATACACTTAAATTTTGGTATAACATTTTATaatgagctataaaaatggatggacggagtggatttcccaaaaaatTCGGTGGATCCCAACCAGTATCCTTGTGcgggaacttcttgcgaaaggctttggcaggaaatctgcgaCCGGTGCCTCATTTAGTAAGGGGAAGAGCAGGTAATCCTCGGGAGCACCCGAAATTGTGGTAATTTGGATGTTTGGAGTGTTTATATGGTGATCTGACCgttaaacaggtgggccccagaatGGATAGCAATTCTGTGAAAATCACAACAATCGGTTAGTATTGGTGATCCGGATCGTTCATTCCGTGTACTTCAGCCAGATGAGTGCGGTTATTGGTCACTTTCTTTTTTCGATCTTCTGAATGGGGTTTTCGCCCTATGTCATAGATAGTGGGGCCAGATTCTTTACTGTCAGATTAGTTTATGATGGACGAGGATTtccgcgaaagcctttcacatgaagttcctgcgctgggtgaaggtggggcccaccgtgatgtttatgaaaaatctaaCCTGTCCGTCTatttttggagctcattttaagggatgcgaccaaaaattaagaggatccaaaactcaactaggCCACATAAGATGAAAAAGTGGGGAAAGGaattcataccgttgaaaccctcctaGGCTTAgccttgatgtttgtatgccatccaaaccgtttataaggtcatttttactgggatgaagtgaaaacaccaaaaactagactgatacaaaacttttgtggccatataagtatttcaacagtggtcactaaatcttcactgtttcctctcgtgtggcccatttgagttttggatccatcttattttttttcaaatctcctaaaatgagataaaaaaacgtatggaccgattggatttctcataaacatcgaaGTGGGTCCCAACCAAAATCATTTCACAGAACatcatgcgaaaggctttgggAGGAAATCCGCCTCCGTACGTAATTGCGTACAAATGTTAAATATATGAGGGAGTACAATTTCGAGTGCACCTGAGGTGCATGCTACAGTCTTAGTAGCTAAGGCGTGTATGATTTCATGCAAGTCTTTATTTAATTTTTTCTCTTTGGTGGTTACCTACACCTCCTAATTTCACCCTCCCACGCTTTCCTCTCTTCACGAAAGCATATCAGAGTGCCACGTGGACAAATGGGTGTTTTTCTTTCCACAAACTAGCCCTAGTGTATCCATTTTCAGTGATCGAAACGGTTCATCTAATGGCCCCCACCTTGGATAAggattttttatgaattttatcagCCCAGACGGTCCCAACCCTTCTTTTAATAACAAAGAAGCACACGGTTAAGTATGacaaacaatcaaagggtttagATCATACAATGTGGAAATTTTTAAAAGGGTCTCTTGTTCATTATGAGGataatcagatcaacggtttggatcaaagaAAATCTGTTGATGATGATCAGGGCCCAGCAATTTCCTCTTTTTGGGGGGCCTAATGGAATTAGGTGCAGGTGTTTAGCAACTAATGTACTGTATAACATTGGAGGACTTTGGTCAATGGATGTGAAgtagaagaaagagagggtttgTTTTTTATGATGGATTTTGGTTGAAGTACATGGAATTATGTTTGAGCGTTTAGATGAGTGTTGGTGGGCCAACATTCACCAAAGAAACAGCTAACGTTGGATGAAGAAATtggttttgatttatttttttttaatttattatttaaattcaGGGTTCTTGAGTCAAAAGATGGGGTGGGAAATACGCCAATGtatataatgtggacatttgcAGCAGGTGTTGGTGGGCCTTCGTAATCCTCCACATAGCCGTCGGCtaaagtttgtggggcccacagaattttgtttgacatccactccgtccatcaggtgggccgcatcatgttcATGTACATTCTTAAAGTTAGCCGGATTTAAAActaaagtgggctacaccattgggaacaatgtaaaatcatgccataAACCTATAAATTCATGGTgtttgacccacctgagttttggatcagcatgattttaAGATGGTCTCTTTATACTAACAAAACTCacttgatgaacgggttggatggcatgtacaATGCACGATGGGTGCTGCACATCATCTGAAAAGCTTTCATAATGGGTACCCATtcctattttcctgtggtgtggcccacttgagcagtgGACCGGGCTGAATTTTGGCCGTAGGAACTAATACTGAGGGGATCACGTGATTGGTGGACTGGATGTCATGAATAaaagacagtgggccccacggagcttggTGCAGCAGTAGCTACAgcactttattatttttttaatcaagtaGCTAACAAAAAACttcaaaatctaaaaaagagATTTTCAGAATCAAATTCAAGAAAGACAACACTTCTTTTAGCaaaaccaaacaggcctttaTTGGGCATGGTGGCAATTCCACTCAATGGGCGTTATAGAAAACCTCCCATCAAAACATCCTGCCAAATAGAAGTTGTGAAAACCTCCCATCCAAACATCATGCAGAATCAGAGTTGTAAAAATCTCTCATTACAATGCCATCCAAACACCTTAGCACGGGAGGGAGCCAATGGAATTAGAAAACCCATTGAATTAAGACAATTCCATGACAACAACATTTATTACCTTTTTaagaatcccatcccacctaatcccttctaatcccaccgcccaagcagacgcccgtttggccggtcggattgcaagggcttggatggtattggaagggattgaaagtcatatcctgggattggcctggcctgccaaacagagtcggtgatctgatcccaatcccatggatcctaggacaatccactgacaacaccatcattacctttaaatcccatccaatccaacctaatcctttcaaatttgcctgggacgtgtttggtttgagggattggaagggatgagaaggtttaatcccaggattggccgggcgcgccaaacagattggatatagcaatccagggatattgcaatcccatggatctccagacaatccactgacaacatcatcattacctagaaatccatgccatccaccctaataccattcaatccctcccaatccacccggccaaacgggcccttagtttGATTTGCATCGTTAACAGACTCGGAGATTCAAACCGACTGGTGTTCTGAAACGAATCGGGACTCCTGAGTCAAGGGTGACTCAGTAACCGAACTGGATCGAGTTCGAGTCCGAGTTCATACCTACATAGTTTCTCGTTATCTAACCATTGGGTCAGTTGATAGGATCATCCAGCTCGTCTGAACTTTGGTGTAGAGCCCACCCAAAGTAGAACCCAGtcgattaacggtctggatctttCATGACTGCTGCGTGTAGGAAATCCAAGCTGTGAAAAGGTGGGTAACACCGTCAAGATCACTTCCGGAAAAGATCAGGTTGGTCTCACTTTCTGGCCACACCGTCAAAATCAATGGGCATCCAATGGTCTGACTCAAAGTACGGTTAAGGACGCCTACTAAGTGGATCGGCCTGGCTTCAACGGTAGATGATCAGTATGGAATGGGCCATATCACAATTTAGATGTCCTACAGGACCTACACACGTGACACACGAGTACCTACATGGGAGGGAACCTAGTGATGCATTATCTCAAGAGGGTCCATGCAAGAAGGTTGCTCATGGAAATATGCTTGATCAAAACCCTAAAAGCAGTCATCTTTCCACCTACATGTAGTAAGGCAaggttatatatataaaaacacttAAAAAAAACATGTGTAACTCAGCGTAATGTGGGGGCAGTGATATCTAATAATACATGGCCATATTTAATTAATCAAATGCAGCTGTGAACTCATAAGAAGTGTACGAAGACAGAGAGAcgtctaaaaacaaaaatataactaCACTTGACAATGAAGTGGAGTCCCAAAATAATAGTGAATCAACCCAAGGCTGGTAACCGATTGAAACGTCAAGTCTCAAGGATTAATGGATCATACATAAGGCCATCGTCTAACCCACGCCTATAAGCTCGCCAATCCAATCAAAATACAATAACTCCTTTCTGCTCATTGCTACTTATCAATTTTTTCATCCCACATAAACATTTATCTTAGCGTAACTTAGCCTAATTTAGCCTTTTCACTTATGTCCAGCGTCATGTTACCATAAGTTTAGATTGATTATCATAGATTAGTTTAGCTCTCTATTTCTATCTAGCGCATCATTACAGCAAGTTGAATTTAATTTAGTTAAACATTCACAACTCTATCACGTTAGATCCTCTAAATCTCCAAGTCCCTACTTAGCGATTCCTCGATTGCATCTAGCTAGCCAGACTACGATCGTCTCACGACCATTTAGATTCAAAAGTCTATTCATCATCCATGGTTGTTTTGCCTGCTCGAACTGTTAGTAATTTAACCCTCCCCTTAATAAATCACATAATCTCCTTGTCAATTGGTGAATGAGTAGTTAGGCTAATCTTCATAAATTTGGTCCCAATCTGACTATTTCAACACTTGGGGTTATAACTCACTTGGTTTGAATCGAGTCAAATACAGCTCTGTCATGTCCGATATGTACATATTTGCTCATACAtaatttgtcatgccccaaactcggaaactaggctcacaaaattttttatcaccgaattcggcgccgacagcctccgtagtaccccattctcggctcctgacacccacataccaggtttcgatcctgggatcctataaggaggattttcaacgtacatttatctcgtaagaagcataacccacACAACAACTacaagaaacatcaccacatatccactataatcaaagactttaaagtaTAATGCgtaaaggaaatacaatatcaataacAGAAACTCTGGAAGACAACTgtacgctccaatctcaatgctattACTCAGCTACGACTGTGCCCCGGCATCACCtgacgcatttatcatgcataagcttatagaaagcttagagggtggtgaaagtatgtgcgcaaggtaacaatgcaagtatgcaatattagagcaatgcaaaaatatactagtaagtccatgaatgcgatcagccgtaccaatgttatgcgatgtaaggcatgaatactatcggtcATACTGAGGCCATATAATGCAAGACCTACATAGCCAATGACATGAGTAAGATGCAGtgcaagcataccaatccacatttcaatccatctcatctctggagcatcatatatcagtatagttttcTTTgcataatcaccagggtctagtacactctacaccagatcgtCGCCcattggacgcgcaaccatgcaagtggaagagacctcactatccgcctaccaatatcggcccgactgtcaatagcggacccatttatgaactAGTCAGACTCAGTATAGCATTGCCCCTtaccctcaggcggataaggccacaccccctttcaaccgaccacgacacagtgggagacgcggcctaatggtatacggcccttgtgcgcttatgtatctactcggtctcgacgttgaagtcatcctctggtattatcgggtttagaaattttcacccagggacatttatggcaccccgatgctagtaacagtattttcggtgtccaatcctttcatccacaatatgcttatggaggttatggccctaatgtcgctagggcgtacagaaatcatatcacacaaatgtgagatgcatgaatcatactatccagtcatgcagcaatcctgcaggTACCTcatgctcatgtgggcaactcctgccatcagggagtcccataataatctgctcaatggcatgtgctatTAGAAGTGGGCAAAACAGATCCGATCCAATGGATCCGACccaatcagacccgatccgaaccgaactgAAGGCCTGGATCGGTCAGGATCAAGTTAGGTAACTCAGATCCGAATGATTTTTAGATCGGATTTAGATCAtggtcaatccagaccgatccgatCCTACCCTATCCAGAGTTGGGTACattcataaataaataataaatgttGGCGGATGTAGCTCTGGCGAGTGCAACTGTACTCTTTTATTGTTTCTCCTTTCTTGATGGAAAAACGATTCGATACAATCGATGTATGATATGTTAATATACATACATTTCATACCACCAAAGTATGATATTTGAACAATATCTAATCTATGAAAATAATGGACCATACTATGATAATTTTTTTTCTACGAAAATGAGACTCGTTCACTTATCAACCGTAACACACCACCAAAATCAATGAATAGACAGTTTTAATTACTTGGGTATAATTTTAAGGCCTATCAGATGATTGAATCTATATTATTTACGTTTTTCTTCTTtataattgtgtggtccaccttttaaATGGATTGGATACTCTACAACTAATATGATTTACGAAAAATCAGTGATGTATGGTAAGTTCTGGTACAACCGTTGTTTCCGATTATCTCTCTTCTCGACGTGTGTACGGAAAGATTCTGGAGATTTTTACAACTGGAACTTAATACCGAAAGCAGGGAAAAAGAGGATTA
This window encodes:
- the LOC131243556 gene encoding ABC transporter G family member 6-like — its product is MSRVVSEHNFPASLSHLDRRSATELEDMARSNLTRRIEGPSPTLGELLKRVGDAQSEEPPADQVVDINCNGMNQRSLPFILSFSNLTYSVKNRRKMTLFGPKKRLDSATSDPLETASKFTKTKTLLDDISGEARDGEIMAVLGASGSGKSTLIDALADRISRASLKGTITLNGEPLGSRLLRVISAYVMQDDLLFPMLTVEETLMFSAEFRLPRTLSKTKKRARVQALIDQLGLRSAAKTIIGDEGHRGVSGGERRRVSIGNDIIHDPIILFLDEPTSGLDSTSAFMVVKVLQRIAQSGSIVIMSVHQPSYRILGLLDRLIFLSRGQTVYGGSPARLPLFFSEFGHPIPENENRTEFALDLIRELEGSPGGTKGLVEFNKSWQSMKLRRNSDSDALGLSLKDAISTSISRGKLVSGATSDSSSASDMPRFANPFWIEMVVLTKRSAMNAKRMPELFGIRLGAVLVTGFILATMFWHLDDSPKGVQERLGFFAFAMSTIFYTCAEALPVFLQERYIFMRETAYNAYRRSSYVLSNAIVSIPGLVFLSVAFAATTFWAVGLAGGLSGFFFFFITILASFWAGSSFVTFLSGVVTHVMLGYTVVVAVLAYFLLFSGFFITRDRIPPYWLWFHYISLVKYPFEGILQHEFEDTSKCFVTGAQIFDSTPLGTLSPMMKAALLKSMSGVLGVNITSTTCVTTGSDILKQQGVTDLSKWDCVWTTLAWGFFFRILFYFCLLLGSKNKRR